The following are encoded in a window of Telmatobacter sp. DSM 110680 genomic DNA:
- a CDS encoding DUF58 domain-containing protein, with amino-acid sequence MIAPSFHPAAIHATCEPRGRWSFGLTARSVALLIVGFAFLIPGLWDQRLSYAMLAWDVLVLIAAILDGTRLPRAAMLTATRSWSNVPSLDSQTEIELTIENQGSVIIDCRLIDDLPASLRNPGATQEPIRITSFPRVPASVRYRVEPQERGDCATGQLYIRYRSPLGLAERWAKAALAQTVRVYPALRTGEEQQIFLARSRQIDLQLRQTRQRGLGRDFESLRDYREGDDMRDICWTASARRGNLITRQYQTERSQPVWIVLDCGRLMRSRVVASPGTKAAMPLAPGSLREHSKLDHACTAAVGLAQLALFSGDRVGLLAYGQTIQQRLLPGRGAAHLRQMIELLAQVRAESSEADHLRATTLLGRLQPRRSLILWITDLAETAMRPEVIDGAMHLLRRHILLFVAMAQPEVDAIAQDRPKNVDQMFRAAAAQEMAARRELLLARLHEQGALTLDLNPEAVTSSVLNQYLMVKERAMV; translated from the coding sequence ATGATTGCTCCTTCCTTCCATCCCGCAGCGATTCACGCAACGTGCGAGCCGCGTGGCCGCTGGAGCTTCGGACTCACCGCGCGGTCCGTGGCGCTGCTCATCGTCGGTTTCGCCTTTCTAATTCCGGGACTATGGGATCAGCGGCTGAGCTACGCGATGCTGGCGTGGGATGTACTTGTTCTCATTGCCGCGATACTCGACGGGACCCGGCTGCCTCGCGCCGCAATGTTGACAGCCACGCGAAGCTGGTCAAATGTTCCGTCGCTCGATAGTCAGACCGAGATCGAACTCACTATTGAAAATCAGGGCTCGGTCATCATCGACTGTCGTTTGATCGATGATCTTCCCGCCTCGCTCCGCAACCCCGGCGCGACCCAGGAACCGATTCGCATCACGTCATTCCCGCGGGTGCCTGCGTCCGTGCGTTACCGCGTTGAACCTCAGGAACGCGGAGATTGCGCCACCGGCCAGCTCTACATCCGCTATCGCTCGCCTCTCGGTCTGGCAGAGCGTTGGGCGAAGGCGGCCCTCGCGCAGACCGTTCGCGTCTATCCTGCGTTGCGCACAGGCGAAGAGCAGCAGATATTTCTGGCCCGCAGCCGCCAGATCGACCTGCAACTGCGTCAGACTCGCCAGCGCGGTCTCGGCCGCGATTTCGAAAGTCTGCGCGATTATCGCGAAGGCGATGACATGCGCGACATCTGCTGGACCGCTAGTGCGCGGCGCGGAAACCTGATCACGCGCCAGTATCAGACCGAACGCAGCCAGCCGGTATGGATCGTGCTCGATTGCGGACGCCTGATGCGCTCGCGCGTAGTAGCCTCTCCGGGCACCAAGGCAGCCATGCCTCTGGCTCCCGGCAGCTTGCGAGAGCACTCCAAGCTTGATCATGCGTGCACAGCCGCCGTCGGGCTGGCGCAGCTTGCGCTCTTCTCCGGCGATCGCGTCGGGCTCCTTGCCTACGGCCAGACCATCCAGCAGCGTTTATTGCCGGGACGGGGTGCGGCCCACCTCCGCCAGATGATTGAATTGCTCGCGCAGGTTCGCGCTGAGTCCAGCGAAGCGGACCACCTTCGCGCCACCACGCTGCTCGGCAGATTGCAACCGCGGCGATCCCTGATCTTATGGATCACCGACCTCGCCGAAACCGCGATGCGCCCCGAGGTCATCGACGGCGCCATGCATTTGCTGCGTCGTCACATATTGCTCTTCGTTGCGATGGCACAACCCGAGGTCGATGCCATTGCCCAGGATCGCCCGAAAAATGTCGATCAGATGTTTCGCGCCGCCGCCGCGCAGGAGATGGCTGCCCGCCGCGAACTGCTGCTCGCGCGGCTTCACGAACAAGGAGCGCTCACCCTCGATCTGAATCCGGAGGCGGTGACGTCCTCTGTGCTCAATCAGTATTTGATGGTGAAGGAACGCGCAATGGTTTAG
- a CDS encoding ComEC/Rec2 family competence protein, whose amino-acid sequence MEADPRKFGPPALRPVEAGAGIPLFHAAWLFALGIVLAHFVWLRPSYLLIALVPVGMLSALAALRSQRVVWFPLAALWCLLGAWCAEMQQQPGATPALVALSDGLIRTVEGTVTDAAPVRRELEGNVDEAARIAPTQRLDVAVSSIEIVSDDEDVQTAMPGGVRLTIRWPEGESAAAVFHCGDHIRADARLMQPDVYRDPGAWNRREYLIDQGITSTATITLDRIHVLGSANQRSVACRISSWQHGANERILALPAAMHRLPNGLRLSEDDAIMLAAMVTGDRTFLTHSLRVGFERTGSFHMLVVSGLHLGIVAALIFWIARRLRLTQFPATLITIFVSFAYALFTGFATPVQRSLWMVILYLVGRLVYRERNVLNTVGFASLFLLVVSPRSLFDSSLQMTLLAVVSIGGVAAPLLANTVHPYLTATRDLSLVALDVKLMPRHAQFRVMLRMFAAALARATSRFIGLRMFPWMIRFLLRCIEALVVASIVELAMALPMAIYFHRITVFALPVNILILPLLVVMLPCALLTLIASLVSSAVAAVPAAMTALMLHVGVGIVHLFGSVAVGNLRVPAPLALQIGTFCILLGVAIALVRWASMRGARWARHLAWIAMIAGAVVVVMPRPIDHPHGALLVEAIDVGQGDSLLLITPDGKTMLMDGGGFGGGPQQMAPDFDIGEEVVSPVLWSRGIRHLDVVALSHGHSDHMGGLPSVLENFRPDELWVGNNPPTQAYGALLDEARRLRVQLRTMQAGDTITLGSAQIHVLAPFLDYKPGSEPGNNDSLVLHVAYRATSVLLEGDAESPIEERMLNEPGLESTLLKVGHHGSVTSTQPDFLERVAPRWAVISCGLHNRYGHPRKEVLEELQASHVRTLSTDIDGASCFELDGGSVTSIAWCGMPYR is encoded by the coding sequence ATGGAAGCTGATCCAAGGAAGTTTGGGCCTCCTGCACTCCGTCCAGTCGAGGCCGGTGCTGGCATTCCGCTGTTTCATGCCGCGTGGCTGTTTGCGCTGGGGATCGTGCTGGCGCATTTTGTTTGGCTTCGACCCTCTTACCTGCTGATTGCACTTGTTCCTGTGGGAATGTTGAGCGCGCTTGCCGCCCTGCGTTCGCAGCGCGTTGTGTGGTTCCCACTTGCGGCTTTGTGGTGTTTGCTGGGCGCATGGTGCGCAGAGATGCAGCAACAACCGGGGGCAACGCCTGCACTCGTTGCGCTTTCCGATGGCCTTATACGCACAGTGGAAGGTACAGTGACGGATGCCGCACCGGTGCGCAGAGAATTGGAAGGGAACGTCGATGAGGCGGCACGGATTGCTCCAACACAGCGGCTTGACGTTGCGGTGTCAAGCATCGAGATCGTATCCGACGACGAAGACGTGCAAACAGCAATGCCCGGCGGAGTGCGCCTTACAATACGCTGGCCCGAGGGAGAATCCGCTGCAGCCGTATTTCACTGCGGCGACCACATTCGTGCGGATGCGCGACTTATGCAACCCGATGTGTATCGTGATCCAGGCGCATGGAACCGCAGAGAGTATCTGATCGATCAGGGCATCACTTCTACAGCGACGATAACTCTGGATCGGATTCATGTGCTCGGGTCGGCAAATCAACGTAGCGTGGCCTGCCGCATCTCCTCATGGCAGCACGGCGCGAACGAACGAATCCTTGCCCTTCCTGCAGCGATGCATCGGCTGCCAAATGGATTACGGCTGAGCGAAGACGATGCAATCATGCTGGCGGCGATGGTGACGGGTGACCGCACATTTCTGACACATTCTTTGCGCGTTGGATTTGAACGGACAGGTTCGTTTCACATGCTTGTGGTTTCAGGTTTGCATCTGGGCATTGTTGCCGCACTGATTTTCTGGATCGCTCGAAGACTTCGTTTGACGCAATTCCCGGCAACGCTGATTACGATCTTCGTGTCGTTTGCTTACGCGCTGTTTACGGGTTTCGCAACACCGGTTCAGCGATCACTGTGGATGGTGATTCTCTACCTTGTTGGCCGACTGGTTTATCGCGAACGGAACGTCTTGAATACTGTTGGATTTGCTTCGCTCTTTCTGCTCGTGGTAAGCCCGCGCAGCCTATTCGACTCGAGCTTGCAGATGACGCTTCTTGCCGTGGTTTCGATCGGTGGGGTGGCGGCTCCATTGCTCGCTAACACGGTGCATCCATACTTGACGGCCACGCGCGACCTTTCGCTTGTCGCTCTTGACGTAAAGCTGATGCCGCGGCATGCGCAGTTTCGCGTGATGCTTCGGATGTTTGCGGCCGCACTTGCGCGTGCGACGAGCAGGTTCATCGGGTTGAGGATGTTTCCATGGATGATTCGTTTTTTGCTGCGGTGCATTGAGGCACTGGTCGTAGCAAGCATTGTCGAATTGGCGATGGCACTGCCGATGGCGATTTATTTTCACCGCATAACGGTATTTGCTCTGCCTGTAAACATTCTGATTCTGCCGCTGCTGGTCGTCATGCTTCCGTGCGCGCTGCTCACCCTGATTGCATCGCTCGTATCGAGCGCCGTTGCAGCGGTTCCGGCGGCCATGACGGCGCTGATGCTGCACGTTGGCGTTGGCATTGTGCATCTGTTCGGATCAGTCGCGGTCGGCAATCTTCGCGTTCCAGCGCCGCTTGCGTTGCAGATTGGAACGTTTTGCATTCTGCTGGGTGTCGCGATCGCGCTGGTGCGATGGGCCAGCATGCGCGGTGCTCGTTGGGCCCGTCACCTCGCGTGGATAGCAATGATTGCAGGGGCTGTGGTTGTGGTGATGCCGCGTCCGATCGATCATCCCCATGGCGCGCTCCTCGTTGAAGCAATTGATGTAGGCCAGGGAGACTCGCTGCTGCTGATCACGCCGGACGGTAAGACGATGCTGATGGATGGGGGAGGATTTGGCGGTGGTCCGCAACAAATGGCCCCGGACTTTGACATCGGCGAAGAGGTTGTTTCTCCGGTACTGTGGTCGCGCGGGATTCGCCACCTCGATGTCGTCGCGCTGAGCCATGGGCATTCCGACCACATGGGTGGCTTACCGAGCGTACTCGAGAATTTCCGGCCTGACGAATTGTGGGTAGGGAACAATCCGCCGACACAGGCGTACGGCGCGCTGCTGGATGAGGCTCGCCGCTTGCGGGTTCAGTTGCGGACTATGCAAGCGGGAGACACTATAACACTGGGAAGTGCGCAGATTCACGTGCTTGCGCCGTTCCTGGATTACAAGCCGGGTTCTGAGCCAGGCAACAACGACTCACTGGTGCTCCACGTTGCATACCGGGCGACGTCTGTGTTGCTCGAAGGGGATGCGGAGTCTCCGATTGAGGAGCGGATGCTGAATGAGCCGGGGCTGGAAAGCACATTGCTGAAGGTTGGCCATCATGGGAGCGTGACATCGACTCAGCCAGATTTTCTGGAACGCGTCGCACCGCGGTGGGCGGTGATTTCGTGCGGTCTGCACAACCGCTATGGACATCCGCGGAAGGAAGTCCTCGAGGAACTGCAGGCGTCCCACGTGCGCACCCTATCGACGGATATTGATGGCGCGAGTTGCTTTGAACTTGATGGAGGCAGTGTGACCTCCATCGCTTGGTGCGGCATGCCATACAGGTAG
- the rlmD gene encoding 23S rRNA (uracil(1939)-C(5))-methyltransferase RlmD: MKRRPQKARNSAPPRSAHVQIEKPIYGGAFLARVDGKATFIPLTLPGEQARVRIVEEKHGYAVGEPEEIVVTAANRVMPACRHFGACGGCQYQHTDYASQLEFKQAILRETFERGGVTAPEKIDVLAANPWQYRNRIRLAFDNAGRMGYRARRSHDLVPISECPIAAPLLVSAALTLADNLREQRLRAMEVSLFCNAEETELLASIFVRDSATRGLDQLFEKWKQRVPALTGVELVNEGGVGQASRIIARAGAASMSYRANGVNYRVDHGSFFQVNRWLVDTLVDRVVANRRGDLAWDLFAGVGLFACSLQKQFKQVIAVESAPTAMEALTQNLYGSTGRSVNAETLAFLKGQSSGAKPDLIVVDPPRAGLGLETASLLAGIEAPVIVYVSCDPATLARDLRTLIGSGYALSSTTLADLFPQTFHLESVVELRRA, from the coding sequence ATGAAGCGCAGACCTCAGAAGGCTCGCAATTCCGCCCCGCCGCGAAGCGCTCACGTGCAGATCGAAAAGCCGATCTATGGCGGGGCGTTTCTGGCGCGTGTGGATGGCAAGGCTACATTTATTCCACTGACGCTTCCGGGCGAGCAGGCGCGCGTGCGCATTGTGGAAGAGAAGCACGGCTACGCGGTCGGCGAGCCGGAAGAGATTGTTGTGACCGCCGCGAATCGAGTTATGCCAGCGTGCCGCCACTTTGGCGCGTGCGGAGGATGCCAGTACCAGCACACCGATTACGCCTCACAACTCGAATTCAAGCAGGCGATTCTTCGCGAGACGTTTGAACGCGGAGGTGTAACTGCGCCGGAGAAGATCGATGTACTGGCGGCCAACCCATGGCAGTATCGCAACCGTATCCGACTCGCATTCGACAATGCTGGGCGAATGGGGTATCGCGCGCGGCGTTCGCATGACCTGGTTCCCATCAGCGAATGCCCGATTGCGGCGCCACTGCTGGTGAGTGCTGCGCTGACTCTGGCTGATAATTTGCGCGAGCAAAGATTGCGCGCGATGGAAGTCTCTCTTTTTTGCAATGCGGAAGAGACGGAGTTGCTGGCCAGTATTTTTGTTCGCGACTCCGCAACGCGTGGATTGGATCAGTTATTTGAGAAGTGGAAGCAGCGCGTGCCAGCGTTGACCGGCGTCGAACTGGTCAACGAAGGCGGCGTTGGACAAGCATCACGCATTATTGCTCGTGCGGGAGCCGCCTCGATGAGTTATCGCGCCAACGGCGTCAACTATCGCGTCGATCACGGTTCGTTTTTCCAGGTGAATCGATGGCTCGTCGACACTCTTGTCGATCGAGTAGTGGCCAATCGACGGGGGGATTTGGCCTGGGATCTTTTTGCCGGGGTTGGCCTGTTCGCGTGCAGCCTCCAAAAACAATTCAAACAAGTCATCGCTGTCGAATCCGCACCGACGGCGATGGAGGCACTCACGCAGAATCTGTACGGATCAACGGGCAGAAGCGTGAATGCGGAGACTCTCGCGTTCCTGAAGGGCCAGAGCAGTGGGGCGAAACCGGACCTGATCGTGGTTGACCCACCACGCGCGGGATTGGGGCTTGAGACTGCCTCGCTGCTGGCCGGTATCGAAGCACCAGTGATTGTGTATGTGTCCTGCGATCCGGCAACGCTGGCGCGTGACCTGCGCACGCTCATCGGCTCGGGGTATGCGCTGAGCTCCACTACGCTTGCTGATCTCTTTCCGCAGACCTTTCACCTTGAGTCAGTGGTGGAATTGCGCCGAGCCTGA
- a CDS encoding carboxypeptidase-like regulatory domain-containing protein, with product MVGQKWAKPLAKTTLLLIFSAGTISCAYAQHPTAGSGSLSGKLTDVHSAPLEDVAIVLRSAATGAQVQTITTRGGRYNFAGLVEGEYSLTAIGPRGTGQVYGIFVAAGHESHVQAAIDFELQPQSVTAYRVDDEASPTVESAELRLRALQTARSLISGATDTTTSSIPILIPTQSPFLLTLNGTRTTSPMSIASFPTVSTAPQPIDHPAESSSKLHDDQKFNPLPAIASPQPFATAALPVPNLSSATNEAAPAIQLAEIGILQAGLLSACVDRSAQTAALQSAATSQSSQALDATQIQSLPLPGRDWQSFLRDMPEQGSGSGDQQKSPSSARSAPNITVDGVSTQLAFGSVSGGSSRSRQSYRLTPASGEAAIREVQVAGEGTASISFGLGRANVETQRGTEHLHGQAFVFDRENLWGARNPFTQWVQETTPASATTVPLYSPMPFSPGDREALWGVGLGGVFPHRRLFWFLALDGNERNDPGVATVKHPDHFFAQPSNDRMQLLSAQLGLNGADPVSAGLGAYSKILENLASLLGPAPRSASQLTGFARIDWSVAERHRFTLEVTSAQHDAPGGGFTRASETYGTHSFGDVNATSQWTLGRWEAFITPNFLAVTQGSYGHQVQSASAATPSEFEQTLNINAWGQLPQIVVDSRYGFTIGNPARFGRGTYPDEHLYMAQEQLDWISGNLVVKAGAEISHNTDATTRLRNQTGTYYYSSVENFASDALSFSSFGLNGQLNPMNQHNCDQTGNAWRDSSGVLHGLGYLPCYSYYAQTMGPSDWWLSTNDLAGYVTSQWQPTKRLALTLATRWELEQLPAPIAALRNPDLPLTAHMPNLGNQWSPRVGFAWGSGESRWPVLRFGYGMYFGRTGNSVVETALTQTGSLKGDLNFFMRPTDNLNAGGAPPFPYVLAGEPANIIKPAAVEFAPTFRNGEIHQAEASIEETAPGRIHVEGSAVASLARRLPVTFDANVDSSAAKTITYTVVDGNASGPIKSPQITVPFFASWPSSTSPTGFAGRLNPNYQQVSEIYSRANSIYEAAILKISRNARALTLRARYTYAHAMDWNPDETSQVGGPSVFDPIDFRQEYGTSSLDVRHSATAAVILQPRWKFKGVAGHIANGWMMSSTAYFHSGLPYTMRTSGSLAKEFSTSGTAIVALSTGMNGYGGDNRVYGIGRNTYRYPATWKADLRLGKRFELGSLRQLELMAESFNLFNHQNVTELETAGYSIESGTIYGGLPRLNFLTGLKTVQTEFGKPLSINATDFYRERQIQFGARLRF from the coding sequence ATGGTAGGGCAAAAATGGGCGAAGCCGCTGGCGAAAACCACGCTGCTGCTGATCTTTAGCGCGGGGACGATCTCCTGCGCTTACGCGCAACACCCGACGGCCGGCAGCGGGTCGCTTTCGGGCAAACTCACAGACGTCCATTCAGCTCCGCTCGAAGATGTGGCCATTGTCCTGCGCAGTGCAGCCACCGGTGCTCAGGTCCAAACCATTACAACGCGGGGAGGCAGGTATAACTTTGCTGGCTTGGTCGAGGGTGAGTACTCTCTCACCGCGATTGGACCGCGTGGAACCGGCCAGGTCTATGGAATCTTTGTTGCCGCTGGTCACGAGTCCCACGTTCAAGCTGCGATCGATTTTGAATTACAGCCTCAGTCGGTCACCGCGTATCGCGTTGACGATGAAGCATCTCCAACAGTTGAATCCGCGGAGCTGCGTCTGCGCGCTCTGCAGACCGCGCGATCTCTCATTTCCGGCGCGACCGACACGACCACAAGTTCGATCCCAATTCTCATCCCGACGCAATCACCCTTCTTGCTAACGCTCAACGGGACAAGAACTACATCGCCGATGTCGATCGCATCGTTTCCGACAGTTTCTACGGCACCTCAACCTATTGATCATCCGGCGGAATCGTCGAGCAAATTGCATGACGATCAGAAATTCAACCCGCTTCCAGCGATCGCGAGTCCACAGCCGTTTGCTACCGCCGCACTGCCAGTACCGAATTTAAGTTCTGCGACGAACGAGGCTGCCCCGGCGATCCAGCTAGCCGAAATCGGGATACTGCAAGCCGGTCTTCTCAGCGCCTGTGTTGATAGGTCAGCGCAAACTGCAGCTCTCCAAAGTGCAGCGACTTCGCAGTCATCGCAAGCGCTGGATGCAACGCAGATACAGTCGCTGCCTTTACCCGGTCGCGATTGGCAAAGCTTTTTGCGCGACATGCCGGAACAGGGAAGCGGCAGCGGCGATCAACAGAAGTCTCCCTCCAGTGCAAGGAGCGCGCCGAATATCACTGTCGACGGCGTGTCGACTCAACTGGCCTTCGGAAGCGTCAGCGGCGGTTCGTCGCGTAGCCGCCAATCCTATCGACTGACTCCGGCGTCAGGTGAAGCCGCAATTCGTGAAGTGCAGGTCGCAGGCGAAGGAACCGCATCGATCAGCTTCGGCCTCGGCAGGGCAAACGTAGAGACACAGCGTGGAACCGAACACCTGCATGGACAAGCATTCGTGTTCGATCGGGAGAATCTGTGGGGCGCACGCAACCCGTTTACCCAGTGGGTGCAGGAAACTACACCCGCTTCAGCCACAACCGTTCCGCTCTACTCTCCGATGCCATTCAGCCCAGGCGATCGCGAAGCGTTATGGGGCGTGGGCCTGGGCGGAGTTTTTCCGCACCGCCGCCTGTTCTGGTTTCTCGCGCTCGACGGAAATGAGCGCAACGATCCCGGCGTAGCGACCGTGAAGCACCCGGACCATTTCTTTGCGCAGCCCTCGAACGACCGTATGCAATTGCTCAGTGCGCAACTCGGCCTGAACGGTGCCGATCCAGTGAGCGCCGGGTTGGGTGCGTATTCGAAAATTCTAGAAAATCTGGCGAGCCTCCTTGGCCCCGCACCGCGAAGCGCTTCTCAACTAACCGGATTTGCCCGTATCGATTGGAGCGTTGCCGAACGCCACCGCTTCACGCTGGAGGTAACGAGTGCCCAGCATGACGCGCCCGGAGGTGGCTTTACACGAGCATCTGAAACATACGGAACACACAGCTTCGGCGACGTCAACGCCACCTCACAATGGACGCTGGGAAGATGGGAAGCATTTATAACTCCGAACTTCCTTGCGGTAACCCAGGGCTCCTACGGCCACCAGGTGCAAAGCGCTTCCGCAGCGACGCCCTCTGAATTCGAGCAGACCCTGAACATCAATGCATGGGGTCAGCTTCCACAAATTGTGGTAGATTCCCGCTACGGCTTCACCATCGGAAACCCGGCGCGATTCGGGCGGGGCACCTATCCCGACGAGCATCTCTACATGGCCCAGGAACAGCTCGACTGGATTAGTGGCAATCTAGTGGTAAAGGCTGGTGCAGAAATATCCCACAACACAGATGCAACCACCAGGTTGCGCAATCAGACGGGCACCTACTATTACTCCAGCGTAGAAAATTTCGCCTCCGATGCGCTCTCCTTTTCATCTTTTGGATTGAACGGCCAACTCAACCCAATGAACCAGCACAATTGCGATCAGACAGGCAATGCATGGCGTGATTCCTCCGGCGTGCTTCACGGCCTTGGTTATCTACCGTGCTACTCCTACTACGCGCAAACGATGGGGCCGTCGGACTGGTGGTTGAGCACCAACGATTTGGCCGGATATGTCACCTCGCAATGGCAGCCAACGAAACGCCTGGCTCTGACGCTCGCAACACGCTGGGAACTGGAGCAGCTACCGGCGCCGATCGCCGCATTACGGAACCCGGACCTGCCCCTGACCGCGCACATGCCGAATCTCGGCAACCAGTGGAGTCCACGGGTCGGTTTTGCTTGGGGCTCTGGCGAAAGCCGCTGGCCCGTTCTTCGATTCGGCTATGGTATGTACTTTGGCAGAACCGGTAACTCTGTCGTCGAGACGGCGCTCACGCAAACTGGATCATTGAAGGGCGATCTCAATTTTTTCATGCGTCCAACCGACAATCTAAATGCAGGCGGTGCCCCTCCCTTTCCGTATGTACTGGCAGGCGAGCCGGCCAACATAATCAAACCAGCAGCTGTCGAGTTTGCCCCGACCTTCCGCAATGGCGAAATCCATCAGGCCGAAGCATCCATTGAAGAGACTGCTCCCGGGCGCATTCACGTCGAAGGTAGCGCAGTTGCGAGCCTCGCGCGCAGACTCCCGGTCACGTTCGATGCCAACGTCGATTCTTCTGCCGCGAAGACCATCACCTACACCGTTGTTGATGGCAATGCTTCGGGACCAATCAAGTCACCGCAGATCACCGTTCCGTTTTTCGCATCATGGCCTTCCAGTACGTCGCCGACCGGGTTCGCAGGACGACTGAATCCGAATTATCAGCAGGTCAGCGAAATCTACAGCCGGGCCAATTCGATCTATGAAGCCGCAATCCTTAAGATTTCTAGAAATGCGCGAGCTCTGACTCTGCGTGCGCGCTACACCTACGCCCATGCCATGGATTGGAATCCAGACGAAACATCGCAGGTTGGCGGCCCGAGCGTCTTCGATCCAATCGACTTTCGCCAGGAGTATGGCACCAGCAGCCTCGACGTGCGCCACTCCGCTACCGCAGCCGTGATTCTTCAGCCCCGATGGAAGTTCAAGGGCGTCGCCGGTCATATTGCGAATGGCTGGATGATGAGTTCAACGGCATACTTCCATAGCGGACTACCCTACACGATGCGCACCAGCGGCTCTCTGGCCAAGGAATTCAGCACAAGCGGTACCGCAATCGTGGCGTTGAGTACCGGTATGAATGGTTATGGCGGCGACAATCGCGTCTACGGCATCGGTCGAAATACCTATCGCTATCCAGCGACCTGGAAAGCCGATCTTCGCCTGGGCAAGCGATTTGAACTTGGATCGTTGCGCCAGTTGGAACTGATGGCGGAGAGCTTCAATCTTTTCAATCATCAGAATGTGACAGAGCTCGAGACGGCAGGCTATTCGATCGAGTCGGGAACAATCTACGGAGGCTTGCCGCGCCTGAATTTCCTCACCGGACTCAAGACCGTCCAGACCGAATTCGGAAAGCCGCTCAGCATCAATGCAACTGATTTCTATCGCGAACGGCAAATTCAATTCGGTGCGCGCCTTCGATTCTAG
- the obgE gene encoding GTPase ObgE: MFIDEAKIRVKAGDGGNGCMAFRREKFVPRGGPSGGDGGHGGDVIMESSQRHNTLIHFRYNPEHKAQRGEHGLGSNCTGLDGHDIVLQVPVGTALYDQLTGELVHDFQEPDERVVIAKGGRGGRGNQHFATSTHQAPREHEMGRAGEERLYRLELKLLADVGLVGYPNAGKSTLISRLSAAKPKIADYPFTTLEPNLGVVTVGEEPNRQSFVVADMPGLIEGAHLGSGLGTQFLRHIERTRLLVHLVDVSDASGRPDPVEDFKVINKELASFSPKAGEDGADQHPLADKPMIVVATKIDVANPEKLKKLATYVKRRKLEFHAISAVTGQGIDELKWALAKRVLPVAVEAEV; encoded by the coding sequence ATGTTCATTGATGAAGCCAAAATACGGGTTAAGGCTGGCGACGGCGGCAATGGCTGCATGGCCTTCCGGCGCGAGAAGTTTGTGCCCCGCGGAGGTCCCTCCGGCGGCGATGGAGGCCACGGTGGCGACGTCATCATGGAGTCGTCGCAACGGCACAATACCCTGATTCACTTCCGGTATAACCCAGAGCACAAAGCGCAGCGCGGCGAACATGGATTAGGCTCGAACTGCACAGGGTTAGACGGTCACGACATTGTTCTGCAAGTACCTGTAGGTACAGCCCTTTACGATCAACTCACTGGCGAGCTGGTTCATGACTTCCAAGAGCCGGATGAGCGGGTGGTTATTGCCAAGGGGGGACGGGGGGGGAGGGGTAATCAGCACTTTGCCACTAGCACTCACCAGGCCCCCCGCGAGCACGAGATGGGTCGTGCAGGCGAGGAACGGCTGTACCGGCTTGAATTGAAGTTGTTGGCGGATGTTGGCCTAGTCGGATATCCGAATGCCGGAAAATCGACGCTGATTTCCCGTCTTTCCGCGGCCAAGCCGAAGATTGCCGACTATCCTTTCACCACGCTGGAGCCGAATCTTGGTGTTGTCACAGTTGGCGAGGAGCCTAACCGGCAATCCTTCGTGGTGGCAGACATGCCGGGTCTGATCGAAGGCGCGCATCTCGGCTCCGGGCTTGGGACGCAGTTTTTACGTCATATTGAGCGCACGCGACTGCTGGTTCACTTGGTGGACGTGTCCGATGCTTCGGGGCGGCCTGATCCGGTGGAAGACTTCAAAGTCATCAACAAGGAGCTGGCCAGTTTCTCACCCAAGGCCGGCGAAGATGGTGCGGATCAGCACCCGTTGGCCGACAAGCCGATGATCGTGGTTGCCACAAAGATCGATGTCGCAAATCCTGAGAAGCTGAAGAAGCTGGCGACATATGTAAAACGCCGCAAGCTGGAGTTTCACGCCATCTCCGCCGTGACGGGGCAAGGGATCGACGAATTGAAATGGGCTTTGGCGAAGAGGGTTCTGCCGGTGGCTGTGGAAGCTGAGGTCTAA